The Helicobacter pylori genome includes a window with the following:
- a CDS encoding MFS transporter, which yields MRFLGLFIVLPVISLYADSFHSSSPLLVGLAVGGAYLTQIIFQTPMGILSDKIGRKVVVMVCLLLFLAGSLVCFMANDIVWLVIGRFIQGMGALGGVVSAMVADEVKEEERTKAMAIMGAFIFISFTISMAIGPGVVAFFGGAKWLFLLTAILTLLSLLMLLKVKDAPKISYQIKNIKAYQPNSKALYLLYLSSFFEKAFMTLIFVLIPLALVNEFHKDESFLILVYVPGALLGVLSMGIASVMAEKYNKPKGVMLSGVLLFIMSYLCLFLADSSFLGKYLWLFIVGVAFFFIGFATLEPIMQSLASKFARAHEKGKVLGQFTTFGYLGSFVGGVSGGLSYHHLGVSNTSLIIVALGLIWGLSLFLLNNPSKQKNVYFPLDAYNEEKFETLEDKIIEWYVNISEEIIIVKYNSDHISEEEIIRLAQNFRK from the coding sequence TTGCGGTTTTTAGGGCTTTTTATTGTTTTGCCGGTCATTAGTTTGTATGCGGATAGTTTCCATTCAAGCAGCCCCTTACTCGTGGGGTTGGCTGTGGGCGGAGCGTATCTCACGCAAATTATTTTTCAAACCCCCATGGGCATTCTTAGCGATAAAATCGGCCGTAAAGTGGTGGTTATGGTGTGCTTGTTGTTGTTTTTAGCTGGATCGTTAGTGTGCTTTATGGCGAACGATATTGTTTGGCTCGTTATAGGGCGTTTCATTCAAGGCATGGGGGCTTTAGGGGGGGTTGTTAGCGCGATGGTGGCGGATGAAGTGAAAGAAGAAGAGCGCACCAAAGCCATGGCGATCATGGGGGCGTTTATTTTCATTAGCTTCACTATAAGCATGGCGATTGGCCCTGGGGTTGTGGCGTTTTTTGGGGGGGCAAAATGGCTCTTCTTGCTCACGGCGATCTTAACTTTATTGAGTTTGTTAATGCTTTTAAAAGTCAAAGACGCCCCTAAAATTTCTTACCAAATCAAAAACATAAAAGCTTACCAACCCAACTCTAAAGCCTTGTATCTTTTATATCTAAGCTCTTTTTTTGAAAAAGCGTTCATGACGCTTATTTTTGTGCTGATCCCTTTAGCCTTAGTGAATGAATTCCATAAAGATGAAAGCTTTTTGATCTTAGTGTATGTGCCTGGAGCCTTATTAGGGGTTTTAAGCATGGGAATAGCGAGCGTTATGGCTGAAAAATACAATAAGCCTAAAGGGGTGATGCTTTCTGGCGTATTATTGTTTATTATGAGTTATTTGTGCTTGTTTTTAGCCGACTCTAGCTTTTTAGGGAAATATTTATGGCTCTTTATTGTTGGGGTGGCGTTTTTCTTTATTGGCTTTGCCACCTTAGAGCCTATCATGCAATCTTTAGCGTCTAAATTCGCCAGAGCGCATGAAAAAGGCAAGGTTTTAGGGCAATTCACTACTTTTGGCTATTTAGGGAGCTTTGTTGGGGGCGTGAGCGGGGGGTTGAGTTATCATCATTTAGGCGTTTCTAACACAAGCTTAATTATTGTAGCTTTAGGGCTTATTTGGGGACTATCGCTCTTTTTACTCAACAACCCTTCCAAGCAAAAAAACGTCTATTTCCCCTTAGACGCTTATAATGAGGAAAAATTTGAAACTTTAGAGGACAAAATCATTGAATGGTATGTTAATATTAGCGAAGAAATCATTATTGTGAAATATAATTCCGATCACATTAGCGAAGAAGAAATCATTCGCTTAGCGCAAAACTTTAGAAAATAA
- a CDS encoding NupC/NupG family nucleoside CNT transporter: protein MIFSSLFSVVGMAVLFLIAWVFSSNKRAINYRTIVSAFVIQVALGALALYVPLGREMLQGLASGIQSVISYGYEGVRFLFGNLAPNAKGDQGIGGFIFAINVLAIIIFFASLISLLYHLKIMPLFINLIGGALQKCLGTSKAESMSAAANIFVAHTEAPLVIKPYLKSMSDSEIFAVMCVGMASVAGPVLAGYASMGIPLPYLIAASFMSAPGGLLFAKIIYPQNETISSHADVSAEKHVNAIEAIANGASTGLNLALHVGAMLLAFVGMLALINGLLGVVGGFLGMERLSLGLILGTLLKPLAFMLGIPWSQAGIAGEIIGIKIALNEFVGYMQFLPYLGDNPPLILSEKTKAIITFALCGFANLSSVAMLIGGLGSLVPKKKELIIRFALKAVLVGTLSNFMSATIAGLFIGLNAH, encoded by the coding sequence ATGATTTTTAGCTCTCTTTTTAGTGTTGTAGGGATGGCGGTGCTTTTTCTTATTGCTTGGGTGTTTTCTAGCAATAAAAGGGCTATAAATTATCGCACGATTGTCAGCGCCTTTGTGATCCAAGTGGCTTTAGGGGCGTTGGCTTTATATGTGCCTTTGGGTAGGGAAATGTTGCAAGGCTTAGCTAGCGGCATACAAAGCGTGATTTCTTACGGCTATGAGGGGGTGCGTTTCTTGTTTGGCAATCTCGCTCCAAACGCTAAGGGCGATCAAGGGATAGGAGGCTTTATCTTTGCGATCAATGTTTTAGCGATCATTATCTTTTTTGCTAGCTTGATTTCACTTCTATATCATTTAAAAATCATGCCTTTATTTATCAATCTCATCGGTGGGGCGTTGCAAAAATGCTTAGGCACTTCTAAAGCAGAAAGCATGAGCGCAGCGGCTAATATTTTTGTGGCGCACACAGAAGCGCCCTTAGTCATTAAACCTTATTTGAAAAGCATGAGCGATTCAGAGATTTTTGCGGTCATGTGCGTGGGCATGGCTAGCGTTGCGGGGCCTGTGTTAGCCGGGTATGCGAGCATGGGCATTCCTTTGCCTTATTTAATCGCCGCATCGTTTATGTCCGCTCCTGGGGGGTTGTTGTTCGCTAAAATCATTTACCCGCAAAACGAAACCATTTCTAGCCATGCAGATGTTTCTGCAGAAAAGCATGTCAATGCCATAGAAGCTATCGCTAATGGGGCAAGCACAGGGCTAAATTTAGCCTTGCATGTGGGAGCGATGCTTTTAGCCTTTGTGGGGATGCTCGCGCTCATTAACGGGCTTTTAGGGGTTGTAGGGGGGTTTTTAGGCATGGAGCGTTTGTCTTTAGGGTTGATTTTAGGCACGCTCTTAAAACCCTTAGCCTTTATGCTAGGCATTCCTTGGAGCCAGGCCGGGATTGCCGGAGAAATCATAGGCATTAAAATCGCGCTCAATGAATTTGTGGGCTATATGCAATTTTTACCTTATTTGGGCGATAACCCTCCTTTAATCTTGAGCGAGAAAACTAAAGCGATCATCACTTTTGCGTTGTGCGGGTTTGCTAACTTAAGTTCAGTCGCCATGCTGATTGGGGGGCTTGGCAGTTTAGTGCCTAAAAAGAAGGAACTCATTATAAGGTTTGCTTTAAAAGCGGTGCTTGTAGGCACGCTTTCTAATTTCATGAGCGCGACTATCGCCGGGTTATTCATAGGACTAAACGCTCATTAA
- a CDS encoding phosphopentomutase: MQKRVIILLLDSFGIGASEDAKDFGDLGANTLGNIAKACFNNLADSNDRNGALKLPYLESLGLGLSALKAANELPLGFQSQPNLIGAYAYAKELSNAKDTISGHWEMMGAPVLFEWGYFKDKNDSFPKEILDEIMHKTKIKGYLGNCHASGTEIIKDLGEKHLETLYPIFYTSADSVFQIAAHEEKFGLDNLYALCEEAFQILEPLKIARVIARPFIGANRGDFKRTAKRKDYAIKPHKKLLFETFIEEKQGEVISIGKIADIYAHVGITQKFKAGSLMELCDVTLERVKNAPNNSLIFTNFVHFDSDYGHRRDVSGYANTLEYFDVRLKEVLDNLRENDLLILCADHGCDPSFKGTDHTREYIPVLFYHKDLQPAFLGKSESFADIGQSIAYFLGLSPLDYGKNLLNFKGQP, encoded by the coding sequence ATGCAAAAAAGAGTAATAATCTTATTATTAGATTCTTTTGGTATAGGGGCTAGCGAAGACGCTAAAGATTTTGGCGATTTGGGGGCGAACACTTTAGGCAATATCGCTAAGGCTTGTTTTAACAACTTGGCTGATTCTAACGATCGCAATGGGGCTTTGAAACTGCCTTATTTAGAGAGTTTGGGTTTAGGGTTGAGCGCTCTAAAAGCCGCAAATGAATTGCCCTTAGGCTTTCAATCCCAACCTAATTTAATAGGGGCTTACGCTTACGCCAAAGAACTTTCTAACGCTAAGGATACGATTTCTGGACATTGGGAGATGATGGGTGCGCCCGTTCTTTTTGAATGGGGGTATTTTAAAGACAAAAATGATTCGTTTCCTAAAGAAATTTTAGATGAAATCATGCACAAAACTAAGATTAAGGGCTATTTAGGGAATTGCCACGCATCAGGGACAGAAATCATTAAAGATTTAGGCGAAAAGCATTTAGAAACTTTATACCCCATTTTTTACACTTCAGCGGATTCGGTGTTTCAAATCGCTGCACATGAAGAAAAATTTGGGCTGGATAACTTATACGCCCTTTGTGAAGAAGCGTTTCAAATTCTAGAGCCGTTAAAGATTGCCAGAGTGATCGCACGCCCCTTTATTGGCGCAAACAGAGGGGATTTCAAACGCACCGCTAAGCGCAAAGACTATGCGATAAAGCCCCATAAAAAATTGCTTTTTGAAACATTCATTGAAGAAAAGCAAGGCGAAGTCATCAGCATTGGAAAAATCGCTGATATTTACGCTCATGTGGGGATCACTCAAAAGTTCAAAGCCGGTAGTTTGATGGAGCTATGCGATGTTACTTTAGAGCGAGTCAAAAACGCCCCAAATAACAGCTTGATTTTTACAAATTTTGTGCATTTTGATAGCGATTATGGGCATCGGCGCGATGTTAGCGGGTATGCTAACACTTTAGAGTATTTTGATGTGCGTTTAAAAGAGGTTTTAGACAATTTAAGGGAAAACGATTTGCTCATTCTTTGCGCCGATCATGGGTGTGATCCTAGCTTTAAAGGTACCGATCACACACGAGAATATATTCCTGTTTTGTTCTATCACAAGGATTTACAACCAGCCTTTTTAGGTAAGAGCGAGTCGTTTGCGGATATTGGGCAAAGTATCGCTTATTTTTTGGGATTAAGCCCCTTAGATTATGGCAAAAACTTATTAAACTTTAAAGGACAACCATGA
- the deoD gene encoding purine-nucleoside phosphorylase, giving the protein MTPHINAKIGDFYPQCLLCGDPLRVSYIAKKFLQDAKEITNVRNMLGFSGKYKGKGISLMGHGMGIASCTIYVTELIKTYQVKELLRIGTCGAISPKVGLKDIIMATGASTDSKTNRVRFLNHDLSATPDFELSLRAYQTAKRLGIDLKVGNVFSSDFFYSFETHAFDLMAQYNHLAIEMEAAGLYATAMELSAKALCLCSVSDHLITKEALNPKERVESFDNMIILALEMMG; this is encoded by the coding sequence ATGACCCCTCACATCAACGCCAAAATCGGCGATTTTTATCCTCAATGCCTTTTATGCGGCGATCCCTTAAGGGTGAGCTACATTGCGAAAAAATTTTTACAAGACGCCAAAGAGATCACGAATGTGCGTAACATGCTAGGCTTTAGCGGGAAATATAAGGGTAAGGGGATTTCTTTAATGGGGCATGGCATGGGTATTGCGTCATGCACGATTTATGTAACGGAGCTCATTAAAACCTATCAGGTTAAAGAACTTTTAAGGATTGGCACTTGCGGGGCGATTAGCCCAAAAGTTGGCCTGAAAGACATTATCATGGCGACTGGGGCTTCAACGGATTCTAAAACCAATCGGGTGCGTTTTTTAAACCACGATTTGAGCGCGACGCCTGATTTTGAATTGAGTTTGAGAGCGTATCAAACAGCAAAGCGTTTGGGCATTGATTTGAAAGTGGGCAATGTCTTTTCAAGCGATTTTTTCTATTCTTTTGAAACGCATGCCTTTGATTTGATGGCCCAATACAACCACTTGGCTATTGAAATGGAAGCGGCAGGGTTATACGCCACGGCGATGGAATTGAGTGCTAAGGCTTTATGCTTATGCTCAGTCTCAGATCACTTGATCACTAAAGAAGCCTTAAACCCTAAAGAAAGGGTAGAAAGCTTTGATAACATGATAATTCTGGCTTTAGAGATGATGGGTTAA
- the hopQ gene encoding Hop family adhesin HopQ, producing MKKTKKTILLSLTLASSLLHAEDNGVFLSVGYQIGEAVQKVKNADKVQKLSDAYEKLSRLLTNDNGSGSKTSAQAINQAVNNLNERAKTLAGGTTNSPAYQATLLALRSVLGLWNSMGYAVICGGYTKSPGENNQKNFHYTDENGNGTTINCGGSTNSNGTHSSSGTNTLKADKNVSLSIEQYEKIHEAYQILSKALKQAGLAPLNSKGEKLEAHVTTSKYQQDNQTKTTTSVIDTTNDAQNLLTQAQTIVNTLKDYCPMLIAKSSSNGGTNGTNTPSWQTAGGGKNSCATFGTEFSAASDMINNAQKIVQETQQLSANQPKNITQPQNLNLNTPSSLTALAQKMLKNAQSQAEILKLANQVESDFNKLSSGHLKDYIGKCDASAISSANMTMHNQKNNWGNGCAGVEETLSSLKTSAADFNNQTPQINQAQNLANTLIQELGNNPFRNMGMIASSTTNNGALNGLGVQVGYKQFFGEKKRWGLRYYGFFDYNHAYIKSNFFNSASDVWTYGVGSDLLFNFINDKNTNFLGKNNKISFGLFGGIALAGTSWLNSQFVNLKTISNVYSAKVNTANFQFLFNLGLRTNLARPKKKDSHHAAQHGMELGVKIPTINTNYYSFLDTKLEYRRLYSVYLNYVFAY from the coding sequence ATGAAAAAAACAAAAAAAACGATTCTGCTTTCTCTAACTCTTGCGTCATCATTGCTCCATGCTGAAGACAATGGCGTTTTTTTAAGCGTGGGCTATCAAATCGGTGAAGCGGTTCAAAAAGTGAAAAACGCCGACAAGGTGCAAAAACTTTCAGACGCTTATGAAAAATTAAGCAGGCTTTTAACCAACGATAATGGCTCAGGCTCAAAGACAAGTGCGCAAGCGATCAACCAAGCGGTTAATAATTTGAACGAACGCGCAAAAACTTTAGCCGGTGGGACAACCAATTCCCCTGCCTATCAAGCCACGCTTTTAGCGTTGAGATCGGTGTTAGGGCTATGGAATAGCATGGGTTATGCAGTCATATGCGGAGGCTATACCAAAAGTCCAGGCGAAAACAATCAAAAAAATTTCCACTACACCGATGAGAATGGCAACGGCACTACAATCAATTGCGGTGGGAGCACAAATAGTAATGGCACTCATAGTTCTAGTGGCACAAATACATTAAAAGCAGACAAAAATGTTTCTCTATCTATTGAGCAATATGAAAAAATCCATGAAGCTTATCAGATTCTTTCAAAAGCTTTAAAACAAGCCGGGCTTGCTCCTTTAAATAGCAAAGGGGAAAAGTTAGAAGCGCATGTAACCACATCAAAGTATCAACAAGATAATCAAACTAAAACGACAACTTCTGTTATTGATACGACTAATGATGCGCAAAATCTTTTGACTCAAGCGCAAACGATTGTCAATACCCTTAAAGATTATTGCCCCATGTTGATAGCGAAATCTAGTAGCAATGGTGGAACTAATGGCACAAACACCCCTTCATGGCAAACAGCCGGTGGTGGCAAAAATTCATGCGCGACTTTTGGCACGGAGTTTAGTGCCGCTTCAGACATGATTAATAATGCGCAAAAAATCGTTCAAGAAACCCAACAACTCAGCGCCAACCAACCAAAAAATATCACACAGCCCCAAAATCTCAACCTTAACACCCCTAGCAGTCTTACGGCTTTAGCTCAAAAAATGCTCAAAAACGCGCAATCTCAAGCAGAAATTTTAAAACTAGCCAATCAAGTGGAGAGCGATTTTAACAAACTTTCTTCAGGCCATCTTAAAGACTACATAGGGAAATGCGATGCGAGCGCTATAAGCAGTGCGAATATGACAATGCACAATCAAAAGAACAATTGGGGGAACGGGTGTGCTGGCGTGGAAGAAACTCTGTCTTCATTAAAAACAAGCGCCGCCGATTTTAACAACCAAACGCCACAAATCAATCAAGCGCAAAACCTAGCCAACACCCTTATTCAAGAACTTGGCAACAACCCTTTTAGGAATATGGGCATGATCGCTTCTTCAACCACGAATAACGGCGCCTTGAATGGCCTTGGGGTGCAAGTGGGTTATAAGCAATTTTTTGGAGAAAAGAAAAGATGGGGGTTAAGGTATTATGGTTTCTTTGATTACAACCACGCCTACATCAAATCCAATTTCTTTAACTCGGCTTCTGATGTTTGGACTTATGGGGTGGGTAGCGATTTATTGTTTAATTTCATCAACGATAAAAACACCAACTTTTTAGGTAAAAACAACAAGATTTCTTTTGGGCTTTTTGGAGGCATTGCCTTAGCAGGGACTTCATGGCTTAATTCTCAATTTGTGAATTTAAAAACCATCAGCAATGTCTATAGCGCTAAAGTGAATACGGCTAATTTCCAATTTTTATTCAATTTAGGCTTGAGAACCAATCTCGCTAGACCTAAGAAAAAAGATAGCCATCATGCGGCTCAACATGGCATGGAATTGGGCGTGAAAATCCCTACCATTAACACGAATTACTATTCTTTTCTAGACACCAAACTAGAATACCGAAGGCTTTATAGCGTGTATCTCAATTACGTGTTTGCTTATTAA